One segment of Candidatus Bipolaricaulota bacterium DNA contains the following:
- a CDS encoding NAD-dependent epimerase/dehydratase family protein, protein MRIAVTGGAGFIGSHLVDSYISAGHEVLVIDNLSTGKAQNLNPKALFSNADIRDVAAVDRAFAQFHPEIVNHHAAQIDIRRSVDDPAFDATVNVVGSIVLLQQAVRHGARGFIFASSGGAIYGETPEPAPETAVKAPISPYGAAKAAVEYYMFVYRRTFGLPAVALRYGNVYGPRQDPKGEAGVVSIFAGALLSGAAPTIFGTGEQVRDYVYVGDVVNANLRAIDYLLAGPPVPRTPDDQAFNIGSGVSTSVNELYRMLAGIVGFAGDPVYGDPRPGELMESRLDISRARTVLGFSPEMSFEQGMRKVVDWLSR, encoded by the coding sequence ATGCGGATTGCAGTGACAGGCGGGGCTGGGTTCATCGGGTCCCATCTCGTCGATTCCTACATTTCCGCCGGACACGAGGTGTTGGTCATAGATAACCTCTCCACCGGCAAGGCGCAAAACCTGAACCCAAAGGCGCTGTTCTCCAACGCTGATATCCGGGATGTAGCCGCGGTCGACCGTGCCTTCGCTCAGTTTCACCCGGAGATCGTGAACCACCATGCCGCCCAGATCGACATCCGCCGCTCGGTGGATGACCCGGCGTTCGACGCGACGGTGAACGTCGTCGGCTCGATCGTCCTGTTGCAACAGGCGGTGCGGCACGGGGCGCGGGGGTTCATCTTCGCCTCCTCCGGCGGGGCGATCTACGGGGAGACCCCGGAACCGGCGCCGGAGACGGCGGTGAAGGCTCCGATCAGCCCGTACGGAGCGGCGAAGGCGGCGGTGGAGTACTACATGTTCGTCTACCGCCGGACGTTCGGACTGCCTGCGGTGGCGCTCCGGTATGGGAACGTGTACGGCCCGCGTCAGGACCCGAAGGGGGAGGCCGGAGTGGTCTCGATCTTCGCCGGCGCCCTCCTGTCCGGGGCTGCGCCGACGATCTTCGGAACCGGGGAGCAGGTGCGTGATTACGTCTACGTGGGCGACGTGGTGAACGCCAACCTGCGTGCGATCGACTACCTCCTCGCCGGGCCGCCGGTACCGCGTACCCCGGACGATCAGGCGTTCAACATCGGCTCCGGGGTATCGACCTCGGTGAACGAACTCTACCGCATGCTCGCCGGGATCGTCGGGTTCGCGGGGGATCCGGTGTACGGTGACCCGCGCCCCGGAGAGCTGATGGAGAGCAGGCTCGACATCTCCCGCGCTCGGACCGTCCTCGGGTTCTCTCCGGAGATGAGCTTCGAACAGGGGATGAGAAAGGTCGTCGATTGGCTGAGCCGCTGA